A single genomic interval of Phycisphaeraceae bacterium harbors:
- a CDS encoding IS3 family transposase, which translates to MKFAFIRDHLAGEFRIVDCCRVLRVSQSGYYRWRKSPLGTREQRKMELVQAIREVHEEHRCVYGSPRLTRALEQKGIKANRKTVARRMQEHRIRAKTARPFRPRTTDSNRDHPIAPNLLNRSFHVPTLDTVRLADITYIPTDEGVLYLAGVMDLCSRRIVGWSMADHLHADLVLDAMRMAVDARQPEPGLVHHSDRGVQYASSDLQSLLAQLGIAPSMSAVGDCLDNSPKESFWAPLKRELMSDRRFATRDEARQAIFEWIEVCYNRKRLHSSIGYMSPEAFEARLCC; encoded by the coding sequence ATGAAGTTCGCCTTCATCCGCGATCACCTGGCCGGAGAGTTCAGGATCGTCGACTGCTGCCGGGTGCTGCGCGTCAGCCAGAGCGGCTACTACCGCTGGCGCAAGAGCCCGCTCGGGACGCGCGAGCAACGCAAGATGGAGCTCGTGCAGGCGATCCGCGAAGTGCACGAGGAACATCGCTGCGTCTACGGCAGTCCCCGCCTCACGAGAGCGCTCGAACAGAAGGGCATCAAGGCCAACCGCAAGACGGTGGCCCGCCGAATGCAGGAGCATCGCATCCGGGCGAAGACCGCGAGGCCGTTCCGACCGCGGACCACCGACTCCAACCGCGACCATCCGATCGCTCCCAATCTCCTCAACCGCTCGTTCCATGTGCCCACGCTCGACACCGTCAGGCTCGCCGACATCACCTACATCCCGACGGATGAAGGCGTCCTGTACCTCGCGGGCGTCATGGACCTCTGCAGCCGCCGAATCGTCGGGTGGAGCATGGCCGACCACCTCCACGCCGACCTCGTCCTGGACGCGATGCGCATGGCGGTCGATGCCAGGCAACCCGAACCGGGTCTCGTGCATCACAGCGACCGCGGCGTGCAGTACGCCTCCAGTGACCTCCAGTCGCTGCTGGCTCAGCTCGGGATCGCGCCCAGCATGAGCGCCGTCGGCGACTGCCTGGACAACTCACCAAAGGAGAGCTTCTGGGCGCCGCTCAAGCGCGAGCTCATGAGCGACCGCCGCTTTGCCACCCGCGACGAGGCGCGGCAAGCGATCTTCGAGTGGATCGAAGTGTGCTACAACCGCAAGAGACTTCATAGCAGCATCGGATACATGAGCCCCGAAGCGTTCGAGGCCCGCTTATGCTGTTAG
- a CDS encoding pentapeptide repeat-containing protein: MNSSKLSAWLAIKEGRSPHDLGLGIHECRLDLRGLVLAAADSVAHSRFGDIEIVEVHGKPALRGAHLHGIDFTGSSLADLQLDECVLEDCVFDRCNLNGMIARRCAIRRCTFARTDLRNSDIAATIDPPWNEITDTVFDRADFRGATFSVAVFGNCAFRDCRLKRIDFDSSVFERCVFEGRLDQVIFGSQVLSAESTPPNLMSGVDFTSATFGFVEFRRIDVRRAKFGTSCDLVLVSPHRACLDSLLQLLEAETDPGTPGVKAAIEIDRRWALPGDSVGVLHLPDFTSKLSPARAARFREEVLRWKWDPPSR, encoded by the coding sequence ATGAACTCCTCCAAGCTATCAGCGTGGTTAGCCATCAAGGAAGGCCGCTCGCCGCACGACCTTGGGCTGGGCATTCATGAATGCCGCCTCGACCTTCGGGGGCTTGTGCTCGCGGCAGCCGACTCGGTTGCACATTCGAGGTTTGGCGACATCGAGATCGTCGAGGTCCACGGAAAGCCTGCATTGCGAGGCGCACACCTTCACGGGATCGACTTCACCGGCTCAAGCCTCGCGGACCTGCAACTGGACGAGTGCGTCCTAGAGGACTGCGTCTTCGATCGATGCAACCTCAATGGAATGATTGCTCGACGATGCGCAATCCGGCGATGCACCTTCGCGCGTACGGATCTCCGCAACTCAGACATCGCCGCGACGATCGACCCGCCATGGAACGAGATCACCGACACGGTTTTCGACCGGGCCGACTTCCGCGGTGCGACCTTCAGCGTTGCGGTGTTTGGCAACTGCGCATTCCGTGACTGCCGACTGAAGCGGATCGACTTCGACTCCTCGGTCTTTGAGCGATGCGTGTTCGAAGGGCGGCTCGACCAAGTGATCTTCGGGTCCCAAGTGCTCAGTGCCGAGTCAACACCACCCAACCTTATGAGCGGGGTGGATTTCACCAGCGCCACATTCGGTTTCGTCGAGTTCCGACGGATTGATGTTCGGCGAGCCAAGTTCGGTACAAGTTGCGATCTCGTCCTCGTATCGCCCCATCGTGCCTGTTTGGACTCGTTGCTCCAGCTTCTCGAAGCTGAAACGGATCCAGGAACTCCTGGCGTGAAAGCAGCGATCGAGATTGATCGACGATGGGCCCTCCCGGGGGACTCCGTCGGTGTGCTGCACCTTCCCGACTTCACATCCAAACTTTCGCCAGCAAGGGCAGCGAGGTTTCGAGAAGAGGTTCTGCGCTGGAAGTGGGATCCCCCTTCGCGTTAG